In Serinicoccus marinus DSM 15273, the genomic stretch TTGGCGGCGTCGGCCACCATCGCGGGCAGCCCCAGCCGGTCGGCCCAGGCGCCGGGCATCGGCGCGCAGAGGAAGCCCGAGGTGTGCCGGACCGCCCATCCGGTCCACCCCGGGGTCAGCGTCTGCGCGGCCAGGACCACGTCACCTTCGTCCTCCCGGTCCTCGTCGTCGAGCACGAGCACCGGGCGACCGGAGCGCAGCGCGTCGAGCGCCCGGGGGACCGCCGCGACGGCGCTCATCGGGCGAGCTCCGGGTCGAGCAGCCGCTCGGCATACTTCGCGAGCACGTCGACCTCGACGTTGAGCGCCTCGCCGGCGCCGCGACGGCCGAGCGTGGTCAGCCCGAGGGTGGTCGGGATGAGCGAGACCTCGAACCAGTCCGGCCCGACCGCGGAGACGGTGAGGGAGACGCCGTCGAGCGCGACCGAGCCCTTGTGCGCGACGTAGCGCGCCAACCGCGGCGGCAGCGCCAGCCGGACCACCTCCCACCGCTCCCCCGGCGTGCGCGAGACCACCGTCGTGGTGCCGTCGACGTGGCCCTGCACGACGTGGCCGCCGAGCCGGCCTCCGACCGGGAGCGAGCGCTCGAGGTTGACCGGGTCGCCCACAGCCAGACCGCCCAGGGTCGTGACGGCGAGCGTTTCGGCCATGACGTCGGCGACGAAACCGTCCTCGGTGCGCCGCGTGACCGTCAGGCAGACGCCGTTGACGGCGATCGAGGCGCCGTGGGTGGCGTCGGCGGTGACGAGCGGGCCGCGGATCACGACGACGCTCGCGTCCGCGCCGTCGGTGCGGGAGACGAGGGAGCCGAGCTCCTCGACGATGCCGGTGAACATCAGGGGACCTCCTGGTCGGACGGGGTATGCGCGTGCTCGCTCGACGCCGCGTGAACAGCAGCGGTGCCGGTGGACGCCGAGGCGGCGCTGTGGGTGGGTGCGGAGCCGTTCCGGGTCGTAGCCGGGCCGGGCACCGACCGGAGCCGCAGCTGCAGGTCCGGTCCGAGCCGGTCGACGTCGACGAGCTCCAGGCGCGCGGCGTCGGCGAGGGTGCCGATGCCGAGGTCGGGGACAGCACCGGGCCCGGCACCGAGCAGGGCCGGCGCGAGGTGGACGAGCAGCTCGTCGACCAGCCCGGCCCGCCAGAACGCCCCGGCCAGCGTCGGGCCGCCCTCGAGCAGCACGCTGTGCACCCCGCGACCGCGCAGCTCGGCCAGCACCTGCGCCGGGTCGTGGGTGCGCAGGTGCAGCACCGGCCCCTCTTTCGACGACACCTGGTCGTCGCGAGGTCCTTCTCCCGACGACCAGCCGTCGGCGTTGCCCTCTCCCGGCACCATCTCCCCCGCCCGCGTCTCCCCCAGCCGGCTCCCCGCGGGCAGGTCCCGGTGGCCCACGACGACCCGGAGCGGTTGGTCCGGCAGGAGCCGACCGGCGCGGTCCCGAGCGGTGAGCGAGGGGTCGTCGGCCAGCGCGGTCCCGGTGCCGACGACGACAGCCCCGACCCGCGTCCGCACCTGGTGCGCCTCCGCGCGTGACTCCGGCGAGGTGATCCAGCGGCTGGTCCCGTCGGCCGCGCCGACCCGGCCGTCGAGGGTGCTGGCCACCTTCCACGTGACGTGCGGGCGCCCCAGCGTCGCCGCCCGGGACCAGTCGGCCACGACCTGCTCGGCCCCGGTGTGCCGGTGCTCGCGCACGACGACCCCCGCCTCCCGGAGCACCCGGGCACCGCCACCGGCGTGCGTGGGGTCGGCACCGGCATACACGACCTGCGTGATGCCGGCGGCGACCAGCGCGTCGGCGCACGGCGGCGTCCTGCCGTGGTGCGAGCAGGGCTCGAGCGTGACGACGGCGGTCGTGCCACGCGCCGAGTCACCCGCCGCGGCGAGCGCCACGGCCTCGGCGTGCGGCGTCCCGTGGCCGGCGTGGAAGCCCTCCCCCACGGTCACGCCCTCGGGGTCGAGCAGGACGCACCCGACCCGCGGGTTGCGGTCGTGGCGGGGCCCGCACCGAGCCAGCTCGACCGCGCGGTCCAGCGCGGCCTCGACCGCGGCCGTTGGCGGCGCGGGGTGCAGGGTGTGGTGGCCGGTCACCCGTCGTCCTCTCCAGGTCGGTGCCCGGGGACGTGGGGAGGCTGCGGGGACGACGGCGACGCCGCCACGGGTCGCGAGGCGTGCCCGCGACGGGTGGGCGGACGGCCAGGCCGCCGACCCACGCGCTGCCTCCCTTCCGGACTTTCACCGTCGGTCCTGGAGTTCCACCAGGTCAACCGGCCGCTGGCTGCGGTCGGGTCGCGGACTGTCACCGCCGGCTCGGAGTTTCACCGACCCCGGAGCGCGTATGTCGTTCCCTGCCAGTCTAGCCCCGCCTTCCCCACCGAGCGTCGCGGATGGTTGCCCAGCTCCCCACCGAGCGCCGCGAATGGTTGGCCGGTACCCCTTCGAGCGTCGCGAAGGGTTGGCTCGGCAACCACAGGCGACGCCCGGTCGGGTGGTGGTCGCGCGTCGCGGAATGCGCGCGGGGCGGCATACCGTTATCCGCACGATGAACGGCCCCCTGATCGTCCAGTCCGACAAGACCCTGCTGCTCGAGGTCGACCACGACGGCGCCGAGGCGGCGCGACGCGACATCGCGCCCTTCGCCGAGCTCGAGCGCGCCCCCGAGCACGTCCACACCTACCGCGTCACCCCGCTCGGCCTGTGGAACGCCCGTGCCGCGGGCCACGACGCCGAGCAGGTGGTGCACGCCCTCATCGAGCACAGCCGCTTCCCCGTGCCGCAGTCGCTGCTCGTCGACGTCGCCGAGACGATGGCCCGCTATGGCCGGCTCACGCTGACCAAGGAGGTCGTCGGCTCCGGCGAGGGCGCGGGCGAGCCCCGCCTGGTGCTCCGCACGACCGACCGCGCCGTGCTCGCAGAGGTGCTGCGGCACAAGAAGATCAAGCCCCTCGTCGGCGACCGGATCGACGACGACACCGTGCTCGTGCACCCGTCCGAGCGCGGCCACCTCAAGCAGGAGCTGCTCAAGGTCGGCTGGCCCGCGGAGGACCTCGCGGGCTACGTCGACGGCGAGGCGCACCCGATCGAGCTGGACACGAGCGACTGGAGCCTGCGGCCCTACCAGCAGCAGGCGGTCGACGGCTTCTGGGACGGCGGCTCCGGTGTGGTCGTGCTCCCCTGCGGCGCCGGCAAGACGCTCGTGGGCGCGGGCGCGATGGCGAAATCGGCGACGACCACCCTCATCCTCGTCACCAACACGGTGAGCGCGCGGCAGTGGCGTGAGGAGCTGCTGCGGCGGACCTCACTGACCGAGGACGAGATCGGGGAGTACTCCGGGTCGCGCAAGGAGATCCGCCCCGTGACGATCGCGACCTACCAGGTGCTGACCCTCAAGCGGAAGGGTGTCTTCCCGCACCTGGACCTGCTGGACGCGCGCGACTGGGGGCTCATCGTCTACGACGAGGTGCACCTGCTCCCCGCGCCGATCTTCCGGATGACCGCCGACCTGCAGGCGCGGCGCCGGCTCGGGCTGACCGCCACTTTGGTGCGCGAGGACGGGCGCGAGTCCGACGTCTTCTCGCTCATCGGGCCCAAGAGGTATGACGCGCCGTGGAAGGACATCGAGGCGCAGGGCTACATCGCGCCCGCCGACTGCGTCGAGGTGCGGGTGACGATGTCGGAGTCGATGCGGATGGCGTATGCCGTCGCGGAGCCGGACGAGCGCTACCGGTTCGCGGCGTGCGCCCCGGCGAAGGACGCCGTGGTCGACGAGCTGGTGCGACGGCATACCGGAGCCCCGACGCTGGTCATCGGGCAGTACCTGGACCAGCTCGAGCAGCTCGCCGGGCGGCTGGACGCGTCGCTCATCACCGGCGAGACGACGGTGCCGCAGCGCCAGGAGCTCTTCCGGGCCTTCCGCGAGGGCGAGATCAGCCTGCTCGTGGTGAGCAAGGTGGCGAACTTCTCGATCGACCTGCCCGAGGCGAGCGTGGCGATCCAGGTGTCGGGGACCTTCGGGTCGCGGCAGGAGGAGGCGCAGCGGCTCGGCCGGGTGCTGCGGCCCAAGGGCGACGGGCGGACCGCGCACTTCTACACGATCGTCGCGCGGGACACGGTGGACGCGGAGTTCGCCGCCCACCGCCAGCGCTTCCTCGCCGAGCAGGGGTATGCCTACCGGATCGTGGACGCCGACGACTTGGCCGGGTTCTGCGAGACGTCGGACTGACCAACGTCGATCACCACGTCGGCATCTTCGATCAACTGTTCGTCATGAGTAGCCACGACAACAGTGGCACCACGTTCGGACTGAAGCCTCAGTAACTCGTG encodes the following:
- a CDS encoding riboflavin synthase, whose translation is MFTGIVEELGSLVSRTDGADASVVVIRGPLVTADATHGASIAVNGVCLTVTRRTEDGFVADVMAETLAVTTLGGLAVGDPVNLERSLPVGGRLGGHVVQGHVDGTTTVVSRTPGERWEVVRLALPPRLARYVAHKGSVALDGVSLTVSAVGPDWFEVSLIPTTLGLTTLGRRGAGEALNVEVDVLAKYAERLLDPELAR
- a CDS encoding DNA repair helicase XPB: MNGPLIVQSDKTLLLEVDHDGAEAARRDIAPFAELERAPEHVHTYRVTPLGLWNARAAGHDAEQVVHALIEHSRFPVPQSLLVDVAETMARYGRLTLTKEVVGSGEGAGEPRLVLRTTDRAVLAEVLRHKKIKPLVGDRIDDDTVLVHPSERGHLKQELLKVGWPAEDLAGYVDGEAHPIELDTSDWSLRPYQQQAVDGFWDGGSGVVVLPCGAGKTLVGAGAMAKSATTTLILVTNTVSARQWREELLRRTSLTEDEIGEYSGSRKEIRPVTIATYQVLTLKRKGVFPHLDLLDARDWGLIVYDEVHLLPAPIFRMTADLQARRRLGLTATLVREDGRESDVFSLIGPKRYDAPWKDIEAQGYIAPADCVEVRVTMSESMRMAYAVAEPDERYRFAACAPAKDAVVDELVRRHTGAPTLVIGQYLDQLEQLAGRLDASLITGETTVPQRQELFRAFREGEISLLVVSKVANFSIDLPEASVAIQVSGTFGSRQEEAQRLGRVLRPKGDGRTAHFYTIVARDTVDAEFAAHRQRFLAEQGYAYRIVDADDLAGFCETSD
- the ribD gene encoding bifunctional diaminohydroxyphosphoribosylaminopyrimidine deaminase/5-amino-6-(5-phosphoribosylamino)uracil reductase RibD; translation: MTGHHTLHPAPPTAAVEAALDRAVELARCGPRHDRNPRVGCVLLDPEGVTVGEGFHAGHGTPHAEAVALAAAGDSARGTTAVVTLEPCSHHGRTPPCADALVAAGITQVVYAGADPTHAGGGARVLREAGVVVREHRHTGAEQVVADWSRAATLGRPHVTWKVASTLDGRVGAADGTSRWITSPESRAEAHQVRTRVGAVVVGTGTALADDPSLTARDRAGRLLPDQPLRVVVGHRDLPAGSRLGETRAGEMVPGEGNADGWSSGEGPRDDQVSSKEGPVLHLRTHDPAQVLAELRGRGVHSVLLEGGPTLAGAFWRAGLVDELLVHLAPALLGAGPGAVPDLGIGTLADAARLELVDVDRLGPDLQLRLRSVPGPATTRNGSAPTHSAASASTGTAAVHAASSEHAHTPSDQEVP